One Diabrotica virgifera virgifera chromosome 3, PGI_DIABVI_V3a genomic window carries:
- the LOC126881941 gene encoding transcription factor ETV7: MTLQASGAPVRYAITSEWERIPYYRNVHQSYDDELPRDPRQWTRENVAQWLSQVTSLHNLPEIPSSRFLMNGKALCLMSPSMFLSRVPLGGKLLYKDFQLRLCAALYSRS; this comes from the exons ATGACACTACAAGCATCAGGCGCACCTGTCAGATATGCTATCACTTCCGAATGGGAAAGGATACCCTATTACAGAAATGTACATCAGTCTTATGATGATGAACTACCAAGAG ATCCTAGGCAGTGGACCAGAGAAAATGTGGCCCAATGGCTTAGCCAAGTAACTTCACTGCACAATCTTCCAGAGATTCCATCTTCAAGGTTTCTTATGAATGGTAAAGCTCTTTGCCTTATGTCTCCCAGCATGTTTCTTAGCAGAGTTCCTCTAGGCGGTAAACTACTATACAAAGACTTCCAGCTGAGGTTGTGTGCAGCCTTGTACTCTAGAAGCTAA